One window of Microbacterium sediminis genomic DNA carries:
- a CDS encoding energy-coupling factor transporter transmembrane component T codes for MIALYRAGRSPLHRAPAAAKLVALAVLALAVSLAPHTPWTAAGSLLAVLALFLLGGLGVVEFGRQLWRAKWIVLVLAASQLIFLGPEAALLGTTRVVAVVLLAALVTLTTPMGELLETLERALEPLRRFGVDPWRVAFTVSLTIAAVPVIADLSRRIREAQRARGVRLGAHAIVTLLVLTLRHADDVADALTARGLA; via the coding sequence GTGATCGCGCTCTACCGTGCCGGCCGCAGCCCGCTGCACCGCGCGCCCGCCGCGGCGAAGCTCGTGGCGCTCGCGGTGCTCGCGCTCGCCGTCTCGCTCGCGCCGCACACCCCGTGGACGGCCGCCGGCTCGCTGCTGGCGGTGCTCGCGCTCTTCCTGCTCGGCGGGCTCGGCGTGGTCGAGTTCGGGCGGCAGCTGTGGCGGGCCAAGTGGATCGTCCTCGTCCTCGCGGCCTCGCAGCTGATCTTCCTCGGGCCGGAGGCCGCGCTCCTGGGCACGACGCGCGTCGTCGCCGTCGTGCTGCTCGCGGCCCTCGTGACGCTCACGACGCCGATGGGGGAGCTGCTCGAGACCCTCGAGCGCGCGCTGGAGCCGCTGCGGCGGTTCGGCGTCGACCCCTGGCGCGTGGCGTTCACGGTCTCGCTCACGATCGCGGCCGTGCCGGTGATCGCGGACCTCTCGCGGCGCATCCGCGAGGCGCAGCGCGCCCGGGGCGTGCGGCTCGGCGCGCACGCGATCGTCACGCTGCTCGTGCTCACCCTCCGCCACGCCGACGACGTCGCCGACGCCCTCACCGCGCGGGGTCTGGCCTAG
- a CDS encoding energy-coupling factor ABC transporter ATP-binding protein, with the protein MTAEPIEVRGLGVEIDGARILRDVTVTLPQRRIAVIGANGSGKSTFARTLNGLVRPTSGTISVAGIDVGRDPRRAREAVGFLFTSPDAQLLMPTPAEDLALSLRAAGVAKAEVPARVADALARFGLADRADQPSYSLSGGQRQLLALAAVLVRRPRVLVADEPTTLLDLGNARRMADLLLEGDERGDVADQVLIVTHDLDLAARCDVALRFADGRLAEAGEPGAVIARYRAEHA; encoded by the coding sequence GTGACGGCCGAGCCCATCGAGGTACGCGGCCTCGGCGTCGAGATCGACGGCGCGCGCATCCTCCGCGACGTCACGGTCACGCTGCCGCAGCGGCGGATCGCGGTGATCGGCGCGAACGGGTCGGGCAAGTCCACCTTCGCCCGCACCCTCAACGGCCTCGTGCGACCCACGTCCGGGACGATCTCGGTGGCCGGGATCGACGTGGGACGCGACCCGCGCCGGGCGCGGGAGGCGGTGGGCTTCCTCTTCACGAGCCCCGACGCGCAGCTGCTCATGCCGACCCCCGCGGAGGACCTCGCGCTGTCCCTGCGCGCCGCGGGGGTGGCGAAGGCCGAGGTCCCCGCGCGCGTGGCCGACGCCCTGGCCCGCTTCGGGCTGGCCGACCGCGCGGATCAGCCCTCGTACAGCCTGTCGGGCGGGCAGAGGCAGCTGCTGGCACTGGCCGCCGTGCTCGTGCGGCGGCCGCGCGTGCTCGTGGCCGATGAGCCGACCACGCTGCTGGACCTCGGCAACGCACGCCGCATGGCCGATCTGCTCCTCGAGGGCGACGAGCGGGGCGACGTCGCCGATCAGGTGCTCATCGTCACGCACGACCTCGACCTCGCGGCCCGCTGCGACGTGGCGCTGCGGTTCGCCGACGGCCGCCTGGCCGAGGCGGGCGAGCCCGGCGCCGTGATCGCCCGCTACCGGGCGGAGCACGCGTGA
- a CDS encoding biotin transporter BioY, with the protein MTRDPWEARDLARVAVFAALIVVLGLMGPVPVPGLVPITAQTLGVMLAGTVLGWKRGGAAVLIVLVLVAIGLPVLAGGRGGLGVFAGPTVGYLIGWLPGAIVTGLIAHSGRLTWWRVLLAAVVGGMPVVYAVGIPLYAAIGGFSLEQAALFTVAFLPGDAIKALVATVLTLLLFRAYPPAFPPAVRAARARTAA; encoded by the coding sequence ATGACCCGAGACCCCTGGGAGGCGCGCGACCTGGCGCGCGTCGCCGTCTTCGCCGCCCTCATCGTCGTGCTCGGCCTCATGGGCCCCGTGCCCGTGCCGGGCCTCGTGCCGATCACCGCCCAGACCCTCGGCGTGATGCTCGCCGGCACCGTGTTGGGGTGGAAGCGCGGCGGAGCCGCCGTGCTCATCGTGCTCGTGCTCGTCGCGATCGGCCTGCCCGTGCTCGCGGGCGGCCGCGGCGGGCTGGGCGTCTTCGCCGGACCCACGGTCGGCTACCTGATCGGCTGGCTGCCGGGCGCGATCGTCACCGGCCTCATCGCGCACTCGGGCCGGCTGACCTGGTGGCGCGTCCTGCTCGCCGCCGTGGTGGGCGGCATGCCCGTCGTGTACGCCGTCGGCATCCCGCTGTACGCCGCGATCGGCGGGTTCTCGCTCGAGCAGGCGGCGCTCTTCACCGTCGCCTTCCTGCCCGGCGACGCCATCAAGGCGCTCGTGGCGACGGTGCTCACGCTCCTGCTGTTCCGCGCCTACCCGCCGGCGTTCCCCCCGGCGGTGCGCGCCGCGCGCGCGCGGACGGCGGCGTGA
- a CDS encoding MFS transporter: MSSPHEFTGPIPIVEGADRAPRETIWSPRYVWVTLGAFALIFLAAVQSLAVTTVMPAVSDALHGEALYAVAFSGTLATSVIGMVAVGAWSDRTGPVVPLYAAVGMFVAGLLIDTVAPTMEVLVLGRLVLGLGSGGQIVALYVVVARIFPAALHGRVFALFSAAWIVPSLVGPFVAGAVAEFLHWRWVFGGVAVLAVAALLMIAPRLRGINAHAEHPAEGAGRALVRRLLLAVVVAAAALGLALSGELADPWSWVVAAAALAVVGIAVVPLLPRGTLRAAPGLPSVILMRGVLAGGFFGAEVYIPKLFIDRYGWSSTFAGLGLTIAGITWALGAELSARHADRVGDRRLVLAGVGLLSSSIGLVLASAVFGWPGIVPAIAWGIGGLGMGFVYARLSVLMLAYSSPRDQGFNSSALQISDAVGSSAVIAIMGLLFLAIGPAAGFPAVFVLGILIVLLTLVPGLRMGGAGAR, translated from the coding sequence GTGAGCAGCCCGCACGAGTTCACCGGCCCCATCCCGATCGTCGAGGGCGCCGATCGCGCGCCGCGCGAGACGATCTGGAGCCCGCGCTACGTCTGGGTGACGCTGGGCGCGTTCGCCCTCATCTTCCTCGCGGCCGTGCAGTCGCTGGCTGTGACCACCGTGATGCCCGCCGTGAGCGACGCGCTGCACGGCGAGGCCCTGTACGCCGTGGCGTTCTCCGGCACCCTCGCCACGAGCGTCATCGGCATGGTCGCGGTCGGGGCGTGGTCGGACCGCACCGGCCCCGTCGTGCCGCTGTATGCCGCCGTGGGCATGTTCGTCGCGGGGCTGCTCATCGACACGGTCGCGCCGACGATGGAGGTGCTCGTCCTCGGCCGGCTCGTGCTCGGCCTCGGATCGGGCGGGCAGATCGTGGCGCTCTACGTGGTGGTCGCGCGGATCTTCCCCGCCGCGCTGCACGGCCGGGTGTTCGCCCTGTTCTCGGCCGCCTGGATCGTGCCCTCGCTCGTGGGACCGTTCGTGGCCGGGGCCGTGGCGGAGTTCCTGCACTGGCGCTGGGTCTTCGGCGGGGTGGCCGTGCTGGCGGTGGCGGCGCTGCTCATGATCGCGCCGCGCCTGCGCGGGATCAACGCCCACGCCGAGCACCCGGCCGAGGGCGCCGGGCGCGCCCTCGTGCGTCGGCTGCTGCTCGCGGTCGTGGTGGCCGCCGCCGCGCTGGGACTCGCGCTGTCGGGCGAGCTGGCCGACCCCTGGTCGTGGGTCGTGGCGGCCGCGGCGCTCGCGGTCGTCGGCATCGCCGTCGTCCCGCTGCTGCCGCGCGGCACGCTGCGGGCCGCCCCGGGACTGCCGTCGGTGATCCTCATGCGCGGCGTGCTGGCGGGCGGGTTCTTCGGTGCCGAGGTCTACATCCCCAAGCTCTTCATCGACCGCTACGGCTGGTCGTCGACGTTCGCGGGCCTCGGGCTCACGATCGCCGGCATCACGTGGGCGCTCGGCGCCGAGCTGTCGGCCCGGCACGCGGACCGGGTGGGGGACCGGCGGCTCGTCCTGGCCGGTGTGGGGCTGCTGTCTTCGTCGATCGGGCTCGTGCTCGCCTCGGCCGTGTTCGGCTGGCCGGGCATCGTCCCCGCCATCGCGTGGGGCATCGGCGGCCTCGGCATGGGCTTCGTGTACGCGCGGCTGTCGGTGCTCATGCTGGCGTACTCGAGCCCGCGCGATCAGGGCTTCAACTCCTCGGCGCTGCAGATCTCCGACGCGGTCGGCTCGTCGGCCGTGATCGCGATCATGGGGCTGCTGTTCCTCGCGATCGGCCCCGCCGCCGGATTCCCCGCGGTCTTTGTGCTCGGTATCCTGATCGTGCTGCTCACTCTTGTGCCCGGGCTCCGGATGGGCGGCGCGGGCGCGCGATAG
- a CDS encoding MalY/PatB family protein gives MTTPLDALPLDLLRTRTSSKWTRYPDDVLPLFVAETDFALAETIETALLDAVRRGDTGYAPPRDARIPEAFAAFAARRFGWSVDPSRIRTTCDVMMGVAEVLRAVTRPGDRVIVTPPVYPPFFDVHAESGTVAERVPLRRDDAGWRLDLEGIERAFAAGARAILLCNPHNPTGTVHDADTLAELARIAHRHGAWVISDEIHSPLTLPGATFTPFLTAAPEAAEVGIALTSASKAFNLAGLKCALMVTAADGPNRVVWGIPDEVEWRTSILGVIAGQAALAHGDAWLDALIARLDANRHLLTSLLAEHAPGARYLPPQAGFLAWVDFSPLGWGGDPAARILKDARVALNPGPSFGEPGHGYARINIGTGPEILTSALERIGTLSAS, from the coding sequence GTGACGACGCCTCTTGATGCCCTGCCCCTGGACCTCCTCCGGACCCGCACGAGCAGCAAGTGGACACGCTATCCCGACGACGTGCTCCCGCTGTTCGTCGCCGAGACCGACTTCGCGCTCGCCGAGACCATCGAGACTGCGCTGCTCGACGCCGTGCGCCGCGGCGACACCGGCTATGCCCCGCCCCGCGACGCGCGCATCCCCGAGGCGTTCGCCGCCTTCGCCGCCCGCCGCTTCGGCTGGAGCGTCGATCCGTCGCGCATCCGCACCACGTGCGACGTGATGATGGGCGTGGCCGAGGTGCTGCGCGCGGTCACCCGGCCGGGCGACCGCGTGATCGTCACCCCGCCCGTGTACCCGCCGTTCTTCGACGTGCACGCCGAGAGCGGCACGGTGGCCGAGCGCGTGCCGCTGCGGCGCGACGACGCCGGCTGGCGCCTCGACCTCGAGGGCATCGAGAGGGCCTTCGCGGCCGGCGCCCGCGCGATCCTGCTCTGCAACCCGCACAACCCCACCGGCACCGTGCACGACGCCGACACGCTCGCCGAGCTCGCCCGGATCGCGCACCGCCACGGAGCCTGGGTGATCAGCGACGAGATCCACTCGCCCCTCACCCTCCCCGGTGCGACGTTCACGCCGTTCCTGACCGCGGCGCCCGAGGCCGCCGAGGTGGGCATCGCGCTGACGAGCGCCAGCAAGGCCTTCAACCTCGCGGGCCTCAAGTGCGCCCTCATGGTGACCGCGGCCGACGGTCCGAACAGGGTCGTCTGGGGCATCCCCGACGAGGTCGAGTGGCGCACGTCGATCCTCGGCGTCATCGCCGGTCAGGCCGCGCTCGCGCACGGCGACGCGTGGCTCGACGCCCTCATCGCGCGCCTCGACGCCAACCGGCACCTGCTCACGAGCCTGCTCGCCGAGCACGCGCCCGGCGCGCGCTACCTGCCGCCGCAGGCCGGGTTCCTCGCATGGGTCGACTTCTCGCCGCTCGGCTGGGGCGGCGACCCCGCGGCGCGGATCCTCAAGGACGCGCGCGTCGCGCTGAACCCCGGCCCGTCGTTCGGCGAGCCCGGGCACGGGTATGCGCGGATCAACATCGGGACGGGCCCGGAGATCCTCACCTCCGCGCTCGAGCGCATCGGCACCCTGAGCGCCTCGTGA
- a CDS encoding metal-sulfur cluster assembly factor: MTATLAPEKYDEVTEALKDVMDPELGVNVVDLGLIYDLGWDDENDALVIHMTLTSAGCPLTDVLEEQTAQALDGVVEQFRINWVWMPPWGPERITDDGRDMMRALGFSI, encoded by the coding sequence ATGACCGCGACGCTGGCTCCCGAGAAGTACGACGAGGTCACCGAGGCCCTCAAGGACGTCATGGACCCCGAGCTCGGGGTGAACGTGGTCGACCTGGGCCTCATCTACGACCTCGGCTGGGACGACGAGAACGACGCGCTCGTCATCCACATGACGCTCACCAGCGCCGGCTGCCCGCTCACCGATGTGCTCGAGGAGCAGACCGCGCAGGCGCTGGACGGCGTGGTCGAGCAGTTCCGGATCAACTGGGTCTGGATGCCGCCGTGGGGTCCCGAGCGGATCACCGACGACGGCCGCGACATGATGCGCGCGCTCGGCTTCTCGATCTGA
- the sufC gene encoding Fe-S cluster assembly ATPase SufC — MTVLEIKDLHVTVETDEGTTPILNGVTLTVRSGETHAIMGPNGSGKSTLASTIAGHPKYTVTSGSITLDGEDVLEMAVDERARAGLFLAMQYPVEIPGVTVTNFLRTAKTAIDGEAPALRQWTKDVKEGMAALRMDPKFAQRNVNEGFSGGEKKRHEILQLELLKPKIAVLDETDSGLDVDALKIVSEGVNRAKDNTGLGVLLITHYTRILRYIQPDYVHVMVKGKIVEEGGPELAERLEAQGYAEYLPADAPIEA, encoded by the coding sequence ATGACTGTCCTCGAGATCAAGGACCTGCACGTCACGGTCGAGACCGACGAGGGGACCACGCCGATCCTCAACGGCGTGACCCTGACCGTGCGCTCGGGCGAGACCCACGCCATCATGGGCCCCAACGGCTCGGGCAAGTCGACCCTGGCGTCGACGATCGCCGGCCACCCCAAGTACACGGTCACGAGCGGCTCGATCACGCTCGACGGCGAGGACGTCCTCGAGATGGCCGTCGACGAGCGTGCCCGCGCCGGCCTGTTCCTGGCCATGCAGTACCCGGTCGAGATCCCGGGCGTGACGGTGACGAACTTCCTGCGCACCGCCAAGACCGCCATCGACGGCGAGGCCCCGGCGCTGCGCCAGTGGACCAAGGACGTCAAGGAGGGCATGGCGGCCCTGCGCATGGACCCCAAGTTCGCGCAGCGCAACGTCAACGAGGGCTTCTCGGGCGGCGAGAAGAAGCGCCACGAGATCCTCCAGCTCGAGCTGCTCAAGCCGAAGATCGCCGTGCTCGACGAGACCGACTCGGGCCTCGACGTCGACGCGCTGAAGATCGTGTCGGAGGGCGTCAACCGCGCCAAGGACAACACGGGCCTGGGCGTGCTGCTCATCACCCACTACACGCGCATCCTGCGCTACATCCAGCCGGACTACGTGCACGTCATGGTCAAGGGCAAGATCGTCGAGGAGGGCGGCCCCGAGCTCGCCGAGCGCCTCGAGGCCCAGGGCTACGCGGAGTACCTTCCGGCGGACGCCCCGATCGAGGCGTAA
- a CDS encoding non-heme iron oxygenase ferredoxin subunit translates to MSATRVCAVSDLVQDQARRVEVDGVPIALVLDAQGEVHAIGDTCTHGDISLSEGFVEGDTLECWAHGSAFSLRTGKPLNLPAYEPVPVYEVTIENGDVLIDPTAIKQA, encoded by the coding sequence GTGAGCGCCACCCGCGTCTGCGCCGTGAGCGACCTGGTCCAGGACCAGGCCCGCCGCGTCGAGGTCGACGGCGTTCCGATCGCGCTCGTGCTCGACGCGCAGGGCGAGGTGCACGCCATCGGCGACACCTGCACGCACGGCGACATCTCGCTGTCGGAGGGCTTCGTCGAGGGCGACACACTCGAGTGCTGGGCCCACGGCTCGGCGTTCTCGCTGCGCACCGGCAAGCCGCTCAACCTCCCGGCCTACGAGCCGGTCCCCGTCTACGAGGTGACGATCGAGAACGGCGACGTGCTCATCGATCCCACCGCCATCAAGCAGGCCTGA
- the sufD gene encoding Fe-S cluster assembly protein SufD: MTTTQAPAEAQNEHAHRDPATVIIPPQDEVTVPVQTRSERPRSYEPADFGTPTGREVNWVHAPLKRLAPLFAPAEQNDGVSYAFTAGEQYAAAPLAIGTAPRGEVFEPEDLPAAIAWQGATEALHIRIPREEEVAEPIVLRIDGQGAERRADAHLVIEALEHSQATVVIRHEGAAQLAENVEIIVRDGATLTVVAVQRWDDSAIHAAAHQARVGRDATLRHFVVSFGGGVVRVNPNVELDGTGSNGEVYGLSFADSGQHLESQVYLYHKGAETTGDVLYKGALQGASARSVWIGDVLIGPNATGTDSYEANRNLVLTNGARADSIPNLEIQTGDIKGAGHASATGRFDDEQLFYLQARGIAEEEARRLVVIGFLAEIVQKLGLPELEAELTAAIEQELATGVEETAK, from the coding sequence ATGACGACCACGCAGGCGCCTGCAGAGGCGCAGAACGAGCACGCCCATCGCGACCCCGCCACGGTGATCATCCCGCCGCAGGACGAGGTCACGGTCCCGGTCCAGACCCGCTCGGAGCGTCCGCGCTCGTACGAGCCGGCCGACTTCGGCACCCCCACCGGCCGCGAGGTCAACTGGGTGCACGCGCCGCTCAAGCGGCTCGCGCCCCTGTTCGCCCCGGCGGAGCAGAACGACGGCGTGTCCTACGCCTTCACGGCGGGAGAGCAGTACGCCGCCGCGCCGCTCGCGATCGGCACCGCCCCGCGCGGTGAGGTGTTCGAGCCCGAGGACCTGCCCGCCGCCATCGCCTGGCAGGGCGCGACCGAGGCGCTGCACATCCGCATCCCGCGCGAGGAGGAGGTCGCCGAGCCGATCGTCCTGCGCATCGACGGCCAGGGCGCCGAGCGCCGCGCCGACGCGCACCTCGTCATCGAGGCGCTCGAGCACAGCCAGGCCACCGTCGTGATCCGTCACGAGGGCGCCGCGCAGCTGGCCGAGAACGTCGAGATCATCGTGCGCGACGGCGCCACCCTCACCGTGGTGGCCGTGCAGCGCTGGGACGACTCGGCCATCCACGCCGCCGCGCACCAGGCCCGCGTCGGCCGCGACGCCACGCTGCGCCACTTCGTGGTGAGCTTCGGCGGCGGCGTCGTGCGCGTCAACCCGAACGTCGAGCTCGACGGCACCGGCTCGAACGGCGAGGTCTACGGACTGTCGTTCGCCGACTCCGGCCAGCACCTCGAGAGCCAGGTGTACCTGTACCACAAGGGTGCCGAGACCACCGGCGACGTGCTCTACAAGGGCGCGCTGCAGGGCGCAAGCGCGCGCAGCGTGTGGATCGGCGACGTGCTGATCGGCCCGAACGCCACGGGAACCGACTCGTACGAGGCCAACCGCAACCTGGTGCTCACCAACGGCGCCCGCGCCGACTCGATCCCGAACCTCGAGATCCAGACGGGCGACATCAAGGGCGCCGGCCACGCGTCGGCGACCGGTCGCTTCGACGACGAGCAGCTGTTCTACCTCCAGGCCCGCGGCATCGCCGAGGAGGAGGCCCGCCGGCTCGTGGTGATCGGCTTCCTCGCGGAGATCGTGCAGAAGCTCGGTCTGCCCGAGCTCGAGGCGGAGCTCACCGCGGCGATCGAGCAGGAGCTCGCCACCGGGGTGGAGGAGACCGCGAAGTGA
- the sufB gene encoding Fe-S cluster assembly protein SufB, giving the protein MSDVLIDRPELEGLGVYEFGWHDPDAAGASAKRGLTEAVVRDISALKAEPEWMLKNRLKGLSLFEKKPMPTWGADLSEIDFDNIKYFVRSTEKQAQSWEDLPEDIRNTYEKLGIPEAERQRLVAGVAAQYESEVVYHQIREDLEAQGVIFMDTDTALREHPEFFEEYFGTVIPAGDNKFAALNTAVWSGGSFVYVPKGVHVEIPLQAYFRINTENMGQFERTLIIADEDSYVHYIEGCTAPIYKSDSLHSAVVEIIVKKNARVRYTTIQNWSNNVYNLVTKRAVAHEGATMEWIDGNIGSKVTMKYPSIFLVGEHAKGETLSVAFAGPGQHQDAGAKMIHMAPYTQSSIVSKSIARGGGRAGYRGEVRVDENAHHSANTVRCDALLVDTISRSDTYPAIDIRVDDVQLGHEATVSKVSEEQLFYLMSRGMPEDEAMAMIVRGFIEPIARELPMEYALELNKLIEMGMEGSVG; this is encoded by the coding sequence ATGTCGGATGTGCTGATCGACCGCCCCGAGCTCGAAGGTCTGGGGGTGTACGAGTTCGGCTGGCACGACCCGGACGCCGCCGGCGCGAGCGCCAAGCGCGGCCTCACGGAGGCCGTCGTCCGCGACATCTCGGCCCTCAAGGCCGAGCCCGAGTGGATGCTCAAGAACCGTCTGAAGGGCCTGTCGCTCTTCGAGAAGAAGCCGATGCCGACGTGGGGCGCCGACCTCAGCGAGATCGACTTCGACAACATCAAGTACTTCGTCCGCTCCACCGAGAAGCAGGCGCAGTCGTGGGAGGACCTCCCCGAGGACATCCGCAACACGTACGAGAAGCTCGGCATCCCCGAGGCGGAGCGTCAGCGCCTCGTCGCCGGCGTCGCCGCGCAGTACGAGTCGGAGGTCGTGTACCACCAGATCCGCGAGGACCTCGAGGCCCAGGGCGTGATCTTCATGGACACCGACACGGCCCTGCGCGAGCACCCCGAGTTCTTCGAGGAGTACTTCGGCACCGTGATCCCCGCCGGCGACAACAAGTTCGCCGCGCTGAACACGGCCGTGTGGTCGGGCGGCTCGTTCGTGTACGTCCCCAAGGGCGTGCACGTCGAGATCCCGCTGCAGGCGTACTTCCGCATCAACACGGAGAACATGGGTCAGTTCGAGCGGACCCTGATCATCGCCGACGAGGACAGCTACGTCCACTACATCGAGGGCTGCACCGCCCCGATCTACAAGAGCGACTCGCTGCACTCGGCCGTCGTCGAGATCATCGTGAAGAAGAACGCCCGCGTGCGCTACACGACGATCCAGAACTGGTCGAACAACGTCTACAACCTCGTCACCAAGCGCGCCGTGGCGCACGAGGGCGCGACGATGGAGTGGATCGACGGCAACATCGGCTCGAAGGTCACGATGAAGTACCCGTCGATCTTCCTGGTGGGCGAGCACGCCAAGGGCGAGACCCTCTCGGTCGCCTTCGCCGGTCCCGGTCAGCACCAGGACGCCGGCGCGAAGATGATCCACATGGCGCCGTACACGCAGTCGTCGATCGTCTCGAAGTCGATCGCCCGCGGCGGCGGCCGCGCCGGCTACCGCGGCGAGGTGCGCGTGGACGAGAACGCGCACCACAGCGCCAACACCGTCCGCTGCGACGCGCTGCTGGTCGACACGATCTCGCGCAGCGACACGTACCCCGCGATCGACATCCGCGTGGACGACGTGCAGCTGGGCCACGAGGCCACGGTCTCGAAGGTCAGCGAGGAGCAGCTGTTCTACCTCATGAGCCGCGGCATGCCCGAGGACGAGGCGATGGCGATGATCGTCCGAGGCTTCATCGAGCCCATCGCCCGCGAGCTGCCCATGGAGTACGCCCTCGAACTCAACAAGCTCATCGAGATGGGCATGGAAGGATCGGTCGGCTGA
- a CDS encoding COX15/CtaA family protein: protein MATTHAARPQTAPSPVPLRKSWLQLFAWLSFLFETTIIGTGGAVRLTGSGLGCSEWPLCTPESLVPTQDLGIHGFIEFGNRTMTGVVGIAAIVVLLLTLAAVGTRRHVLTAVWFALGGVVAAAIAFALVGEFWAAAAVLLVVVIVAAIVSVRSIPQRRDLQILAWIVVAGVVAQALAGGITVLTELNAFLVGFHYAASLALVCVTAAFLVRLYDVPGPRERAVPTWFLALTHVTTLVLAVTVFFGVLTTANGPHSGDPDIVRDGFDATVLAHVHSWPGYLLLGLVVVLTVVAAARRLRPLPWLIALLAVILVQVVVGVIQARNGLPELLVGIHMVLAALSAAAFTVVVLRLKRPAAVQA, encoded by the coding sequence ATGGCCACCACCCACGCCGCTCGCCCGCAGACCGCACCTTCCCCCGTTCCCCTGCGGAAGAGCTGGCTCCAGCTCTTCGCGTGGCTGTCGTTCCTGTTCGAGACGACGATCATCGGCACGGGCGGCGCCGTGCGCCTGACCGGCTCGGGGCTCGGCTGCTCGGAGTGGCCGCTGTGCACCCCCGAGTCGCTGGTGCCCACCCAGGACCTCGGCATCCACGGCTTCATCGAGTTCGGCAACCGCACCATGACGGGCGTCGTCGGGATTGCCGCGATCGTCGTGCTGCTGCTCACCCTGGCGGCCGTCGGTACGCGCCGCCACGTGCTCACGGCCGTGTGGTTCGCGCTCGGGGGCGTCGTCGCCGCCGCCATCGCCTTCGCGCTCGTCGGCGAGTTCTGGGCCGCGGCGGCGGTGCTGCTCGTGGTGGTGATCGTCGCCGCCATCGTGTCGGTGCGCTCGATCCCGCAGCGCCGCGACCTGCAGATCCTCGCGTGGATCGTGGTCGCCGGCGTGGTGGCCCAGGCGCTGGCGGGCGGCATCACCGTGCTCACCGAGCTGAACGCCTTCCTCGTCGGCTTCCACTACGCGGCCTCACTGGCGCTCGTGTGCGTGACCGCGGCCTTCCTCGTGCGGCTGTACGACGTGCCCGGCCCGCGCGAGCGCGCCGTGCCCACCTGGTTCCTCGCGCTCACGCACGTGACGACGCTCGTGCTCGCGGTGACGGTGTTCTTCGGCGTGCTCACCACGGCCAACGGCCCGCACTCCGGCGACCCCGACATCGTGCGCGACGGCTTCGACGCCACCGTCCTCGCCCACGTGCACTCGTGGCCGGGATACCTCCTGCTCGGCCTCGTCGTCGTGCTCACGGTCGTCGCCGCCGCGCGCCGCCTGCGGCCGCTGCCGTGGCTGATCGCGCTGCTCGCGGTGATCCTCGTGCAGGTGGTGGTCGGCGTGATCCAGGCCCGCAACGGGCTGCCGGAGCTGCTCGTGGGCATCCACATGGTGCTCGCCGCGCTGTCGGCGGCCGCGTTCACTGTGGTGGTGCTGCGCCTGAAGCGGCCCGCCGCGGTCCAGGCCTGA
- a CDS encoding YbhB/YbcL family Raf kinase inhibitor-like protein, with translation MFSYDPYAELATLRDFAPLTVTSTDIAEGQPLPRAQWGSAGGGSDTSPQLSWSGAPEGTKSFAVSCFDPDAPTGSGYWHWAVYNLPPDVTSLATGEDQPAAGISLRNESGVPGYVGSGPPPGTGVHRYFFVVDALDTVLELPENATPAVLGFNRHFHALARGILVATATSD, from the coding sequence ATGTTCTCTTATGACCCCTATGCAGAACTCGCCACGCTGCGCGACTTCGCGCCGCTGACGGTGACGAGCACCGATATCGCCGAGGGTCAGCCGCTGCCGCGCGCCCAGTGGGGTTCCGCCGGCGGGGGCTCCGACACCTCGCCGCAGCTGAGCTGGTCGGGCGCCCCGGAGGGCACGAAGTCGTTCGCCGTATCGTGCTTCGACCCGGACGCTCCCACCGGCTCGGGCTACTGGCACTGGGCCGTCTACAACCTGCCGCCCGACGTGACCTCGCTCGCCACGGGCGAGGATCAGCCCGCGGCGGGCATCTCGCTGCGCAACGAGTCGGGCGTGCCCGGCTACGTCGGCTCGGGCCCGCCTCCCGGCACCGGCGTGCACCGCTACTTCTTCGTGGTCGACGCGCTCGACACCGTGCTCGAGCTGCCCGAGAACGCCACGCCGGCGGTCCTGGGCTTCAACCGCCACTTCCACGCGCTCGCGAGGGGCATCCTCGTCGCCACGGCGACGAGCGACTGA
- a CDS encoding DUF6458 family protein, whose amino-acid sequence MSIGTGIVLFVLGAILAFGLELDIPGLNDDFVGYLLMGAGVVVFLIGLIFLMRRRSTVEHTRTVGDAGTAERVTERRTDADPY is encoded by the coding sequence ATGAGTATCGGAACCGGAATCGTGCTGTTCGTCCTCGGAGCCATCCTCGCGTTCGGCTTGGAGCTGGACATCCCGGGGCTCAACGATGACTTCGTCGGCTACCTGCTGATGGGTGCGGGCGTCGTCGTCTTCCTCATCGGCCTGATCTTCCTCATGCGTCGCCGCTCGACCGTCGAGCACACCCGCACCGTCGGAGACGCCGGCACCGCGGAACGCGTGACGGAGCGACGCACCGATGCGGACCCGTATTGA